In one Neobacillus sp. CF12 genomic region, the following are encoded:
- a CDS encoding GerAB/ArcD/ProY family transporter, whose protein sequence is MQIDTKFQVSPYLLLYIIVASQVGVGMLSFQRNVAKEAGYDGWISVLLAGMGIQIMMFIMYKLVSAADGDIIKIHQIVWGKYIGGLFSFIIMLYFALISLSVLRSYIEIVQVWILPSLPSWIISSLLMLLVYYIISNGFRVVVGICFFSVIFPMLSQLPLFIFPIPYYHMDNLLPVLDHSFWDLISGIKGSIYTMAGFEVILMIYPFIRKNQVTQRYAHIGILLTTVLYTMSVLNNFLFFSENQIRKLIWPELTLSKLIHFSFLERFEYIYISMYMLVIIAILAIFLWCGSRGLKLLFGVKQKYPLLFLLLFNIAGCQFLTDRESITAYQDWVSYVHIGLFYVYIPILWMIFMIWKRSKV, encoded by the coding sequence ATGCAAATCGATACAAAATTTCAGGTGTCCCCTTATTTATTATTATATATTATTGTTGCATCTCAGGTAGGAGTAGGAATGTTAAGTTTTCAACGCAACGTAGCAAAAGAAGCCGGTTACGACGGATGGATTTCTGTACTGCTTGCCGGTATGGGAATACAAATAATGATGTTTATAATGTATAAACTGGTCAGTGCTGCAGATGGGGATATCATTAAGATTCATCAAATAGTATGGGGAAAATATATAGGGGGATTATTCAGTTTCATTATCATGTTATATTTCGCTTTAATCAGTCTTTCCGTTTTACGCTCGTATATCGAAATTGTTCAGGTGTGGATTCTCCCCTCCCTACCGAGCTGGATCATCTCCAGCCTATTAATGCTACTTGTCTATTATATAATTTCTAACGGTTTTCGAGTAGTGGTCGGGATCTGCTTCTTTTCGGTCATTTTTCCGATGCTTAGCCAATTGCCTCTGTTTATTTTTCCTATTCCTTATTACCACATGGATAATCTGCTTCCAGTTTTGGATCATTCGTTTTGGGACCTCATCAGTGGAATAAAAGGGAGCATTTATACGATGGCGGGGTTTGAAGTGATTTTAATGATTTATCCTTTTATCCGAAAAAATCAAGTGACTCAAAGATATGCTCATATAGGGATTCTTTTGACAACAGTGTTGTATACAATGTCTGTTCTCAACAATTTCCTATTTTTCAGTGAAAATCAAATTCGTAAGCTGATATGGCCGGAGCTGACTCTATCGAAACTCATTCATTTTTCATTTCTTGAACGTTTTGAATATATATATATTTCAATGTATATGCTCGTCATAATAGCCATTCTTGCTATATTTTTATGGTGTGGGAGCAGGGGGTTGAAATTATTATTCGGAGTCAAACAAAAGTATCCGCTTTTGTTTTTGCTTTTATTTAACATAGCAGGGTGTCAATTTCTAACAGATAGGGAGAGTATTACTGCCTATCAGGATTGGGTGAGCTATGTTCATATAGGGCTATTTTATGTGTATATCCCCATATTATGGATGATATTTATGATATGGAAAAGGAGCAAGGTATGA
- a CDS encoding spore germination protein — protein sequence MLKIGTNNKDEPKDQLPDKHHWSFQLSKSNDFVDYHSSLKSSQPFWIAYYRTLIKTEILNRDVLPYLDTALSLAQLVTKIPIQEIVVTDDEKRIIEKILNGHVAIRLQEQDKQCLLVNIANAEFRPVGPPQKEPSVLGPQVGFVEELDTNVNLIRKRLPVPELCSTEITVGDLSKTKVAILYMDGIANTELVNEITERVSTIKYDHISDSSYIESMISEHTATIFPLTIISERCDRVVGGLSEGKIILIVDGSPDVIILPVTLIESFISMEDYSYPWIIASVYRFLRFFTFYLAIFITPLYVAILTYHYELIPSRLLGTLASSRFTVPFPPFLEVLLLEIIIELIKEAGAHLPFRVAQTLGIVGGIVIGQAIVEAGLTSNILVILVCFSTLSNYITPIYKTGNSVRFIKFPLLLLAQFLGLFGIYIGFLFTLVHVISLSSFGSPFAGMYPIRKTSFQDLWFRLPFSRQQQNPQNLKPEKKKKSTRTITYPKKITDFNE from the coding sequence ATGCTAAAAATTGGCACGAATAATAAAGATGAACCTAAGGATCAATTACCTGATAAACATCACTGGAGTTTCCAACTATCTAAGTCAAATGATTTTGTTGACTATCATTCATCGTTAAAGTCATCCCAGCCATTCTGGATTGCTTATTATCGCACACTAATAAAGACTGAAATTTTAAACAGAGATGTTCTTCCATATCTGGATACCGCACTATCTCTCGCACAATTAGTTACTAAGATACCAATTCAAGAAATTGTAGTAACGGACGATGAAAAAAGAATAATTGAAAAGATTCTAAATGGTCACGTTGCCATTCGATTGCAAGAACAGGACAAACAATGTCTATTGGTAAATATTGCTAATGCTGAATTTCGACCAGTTGGTCCTCCACAAAAAGAGCCTTCGGTATTAGGACCACAGGTTGGATTTGTTGAAGAACTCGATACGAATGTCAACCTAATTAGAAAACGTCTTCCCGTACCAGAATTGTGCTCTACGGAAATTACGGTTGGAGACCTATCCAAAACCAAGGTTGCAATTCTTTATATGGATGGAATAGCAAATACCGAATTAGTAAATGAAATCACAGAACGGGTTAGTACTATCAAATACGACCATATATCTGACAGCTCTTATATTGAGAGTATGATTAGTGAGCATACTGCCACAATATTTCCATTAACAATTATATCAGAAAGATGCGACAGGGTGGTCGGAGGGTTATCGGAGGGTAAAATCATTCTGATTGTAGATGGCTCACCTGATGTAATTATCCTGCCGGTTACGTTAATTGAATCCTTTATTTCTATGGAGGATTACAGTTATCCGTGGATTATTGCCAGTGTTTATCGTTTTTTGCGTTTTTTTACATTTTACCTAGCTATATTCATTACGCCTTTATATGTTGCAATATTAACCTACCATTATGAGCTAATTCCGTCACGGCTTCTTGGAACTTTGGCTTCCTCAAGGTTTACGGTTCCTTTTCCTCCATTTTTGGAAGTCTTACTGTTGGAAATAATAATTGAATTAATTAAAGAAGCAGGCGCCCATCTACCATTCAGAGTGGCACAAACACTGGGGATTGTAGGCGGGATTGTCATTGGACAGGCTATTGTGGAGGCAGGATTAACGAGTAATATTCTCGTTATCTTAGTGTGCTTTAGCACTCTATCCAATTATATTACACCTATTTACAAAACAGGAAACAGTGTTCGCTTTATCAAATTTCCCCTTTTGTTATTAGCCCAGTTTTTAGGACTTTTTGGAATCTATATCGGTTTTTTGTTTACGCTCGTTCATGTGATTAGTTTATCATCCTTCGGGAGTCCGTTTGCGGGAATGTACCCGATTCGTAAAACATCTTTTCAAGATTTATGGTTTAGGCTCCCCTTTTCTAGACAGCAGCAAAATCCTCAGAACCTGAAGCCAGAAAAGAAAAAGAAGTCAACACGAACTATCACTTATCCCAAAAAAATAACTGATTTTAATGAATAG
- a CDS encoding LysR family transcriptional regulator, with amino-acid sequence MNIEQLEYVVEVAKTKSISIASENLKISQSGISRSISNLENELGMKLFIRSKSGTLLTDDGEKIVKIAYEIVSKLQLLKEEAQVITTSIHGKLKISSSPSLITLLLKVIPLFKKDYPGVKLEITEQAENEIIDDIRNNRIDIGLVFINENIQNSTDLKYGTLVSGTLNVCVNKNSPLSLHHTLSPKEILDQPLAMFNGVNMKKFIEQFFNDHGEMEILFMSNNSETVKRAVVDGIAITFIIDLALNDDIYVKNGSIVLIPLIDCGITTIPFGWIRLNNQYFSYLEREFIKYLQIVSTGYFKKDS; translated from the coding sequence ATGAATATTGAGCAATTAGAGTATGTTGTCGAAGTTGCGAAAACAAAATCCATCTCCATTGCTTCTGAAAATCTAAAGATATCACAGTCTGGAATTAGCCGATCCATTAGTAATTTAGAAAATGAATTAGGTATGAAACTTTTTATAAGATCAAAGTCAGGAACCCTACTCACAGATGATGGTGAAAAAATTGTTAAAATAGCTTATGAAATTGTATCCAAGCTGCAACTGTTAAAAGAAGAGGCTCAAGTAATAACGACCAGTATCCATGGGAAATTAAAAATCTCATCAAGTCCGAGTCTAATAACCCTTTTATTAAAAGTAATTCCGCTTTTTAAAAAAGATTATCCTGGGGTTAAACTAGAAATAACGGAACAAGCAGAAAATGAAATTATTGATGATATTAGAAATAATAGGATTGATATTGGTTTAGTCTTCATTAATGAAAATATTCAAAACTCGACTGATTTAAAATATGGGACCTTAGTTTCCGGAACATTAAATGTCTGTGTCAATAAAAACTCACCGTTATCTTTACATCACACGTTATCTCCAAAGGAAATCTTAGATCAACCCCTTGCCATGTTTAATGGGGTTAATATGAAAAAATTTATTGAACAGTTTTTCAATGATCATGGGGAAATGGAAATTCTGTTTATGTCGAATAATTCGGAGACCGTAAAAAGAGCGGTTGTTGATGGAATAGCGATTACCTTTATTATTGATTTGGCATTAAATGATGATATCTATGTAAAGAATGGAAGCATTGTTCTTATTCCATTAATAGATTGTGGAATTACAACCATTCCATTTGGATGGATTCGATTAAATAATCAATATTTTAGCTATCTAGAAAGGGAATTTATTAAATATTTGCAAATTGTCTCAACAGGTTACTTCAAGAAAGACTCTTAA
- a CDS encoding M15 family metallopeptidase, producing the protein MKKYTIIVLALFIISGCQGRYYVVEENTKISNQQTKKDDKEMNNHHNLDEQKTSRDKASTIEKQSNTKKPEQIKQPITEIQQNPSPSVKESPIAVKKEPSKSINKPVEKPAEKPVENKDSIQVVAQPNSIPVVVNKSLSLPENFVPQNLMYLNVPFIFSGNSEKRMMRKEAAIELERLFAGAKKEGVTLLGVSAYRSYQTQKALFERYVAIDGYEKARTYSAIPGTSEHQTGLAIDVTGGNGKCPAEDCFAGTIEAAWLEQNAAKYGFIIRYPKGKDTITGYKYEPWHLRYVGKDVAVDVSTKGITLEEYFNTLPVSK; encoded by the coding sequence TTGAAAAAATACACTATCATCGTTCTAGCATTATTCATCATTTCAGGTTGTCAGGGTCGATACTATGTTGTTGAAGAAAATACAAAAATTTCAAATCAGCAAACAAAAAAAGATGATAAAGAAATGAACAACCATCATAATCTAGATGAGCAAAAAACTTCAAGAGATAAAGCTTCAACTATCGAAAAGCAATCCAATACGAAAAAACCCGAACAAATAAAACAACCAATCACCGAGATTCAACAAAATCCATCTCCATCTGTAAAAGAATCTCCAATTGCTGTTAAAAAGGAACCATCTAAATCAATCAATAAGCCAGTAGAAAAACCTGCAGAAAAACCAGTCGAAAATAAAGATTCTATTCAAGTAGTTGCTCAACCGAATAGTATTCCGGTAGTGGTTAATAAATCATTATCTTTGCCTGAAAATTTTGTACCACAAAATCTCATGTACCTTAATGTTCCTTTTATCTTTTCAGGTAATAGTGAAAAACGAATGATGAGAAAAGAAGCAGCTATTGAGCTAGAACGTCTATTTGCAGGGGCAAAAAAAGAGGGAGTGACTCTATTAGGAGTTTCAGCTTATCGCTCTTATCAAACTCAAAAGGCCCTTTTTGAACGTTATGTAGCAATTGATGGGTATGAAAAAGCAAGGACATACAGTGCAATTCCTGGTACAAGTGAACATCAGACAGGACTAGCTATTGATGTAACAGGAGGAAATGGCAAATGTCCTGCAGAAGATTGCTTTGCCGGTACGATAGAGGCTGCCTGGTTAGAGCAAAATGCAGCTAAGTACGGTTTTATTATCCGATATCCAAAAGGAAAAGATACGATTACAGGGTATAAATATGAACCCTGGCATTTGAGATATGTAGGTAAAGATGTTGCGGTAGATGTTTCAACTAAAGGGATTACTCTTGAAGAATATTTTAATACACTACCAGTATCTAAATAA
- a CDS encoding RNA polymerase sigma factor encodes MKNHNKEEALVQLIIENKENFYRLAFSYVKNKDDALDIVQESIHKALLSLENLKEEQKLKSWFYRIVVNKSLDFLRKHRKVNVMDNNTLEFYSNGNHDVYQDIDLERCLDDLPEKFRTVIVLRYFEDLKIEEIAEILKENQNTIKTRLYRALSMLRIQLEQTKLLKER; translated from the coding sequence ATGAAGAATCATAATAAAGAGGAAGCGCTTGTTCAATTAATCATAGAAAATAAGGAGAATTTTTATAGGTTAGCTTTTAGCTATGTGAAGAATAAAGATGATGCATTAGATATTGTACAGGAATCTATTCATAAGGCGCTTTTATCGCTTGAAAATCTAAAAGAAGAACAGAAACTAAAAAGCTGGTTTTATAGGATTGTTGTTAATAAATCTTTGGACTTTTTAAGAAAACACAGAAAAGTCAATGTGATGGATAATAATACTTTGGAGTTTTATAGTAATGGAAATCATGATGTCTATCAGGATATTGATCTTGAAAGATGTTTAGACGATTTACCAGAGAAGTTTCGAACAGTGATAGTACTTCGCTATTTTGAGGATTTAAAAATTGAGGAAATTGCTGAGATATTGAAGGAAAATCAAAATACTATAAAAACTAGATTATATAGAGCATTATCTATGTTAAGAATTCAGTTGGAACAAACCAAGTTATTAAAGGAGAGATAG
- a CDS encoding RsiV family protein: MNKNLERLKSKYMDIEIPSDLDDVVNKALNRSRKKNRTPIKILVGSGAVAALLMVVLNTNPVLAKSLSDVPVIGNVINVMTFVEYKVDDEKHHANIKVPSISNLKDKDLEKSLNEKYLKENKQLYQEFLQEVESLQKQGDGHIGVESGYVIKTDNEKILSIGRYVVDTVGSSSTTFKYDTIDKKKHLILTLPILFENQNYIEKISENIKDQMKQQMKEDKTKVYWILDAGVENPIDPFEKITANHNFYINQENKLVISFDKYEVAPGYMGVVEFIIPTELLYDDLLGSEYIK, from the coding sequence ATGAATAAAAATCTAGAAAGGTTAAAATCTAAATATATGGATATAGAAATTCCTTCAGATCTCGATGATGTAGTCAATAAAGCTTTAAATCGTTCTCGCAAAAAGAACAGAACACCTATAAAAATACTTGTCGGCTCTGGAGCTGTTGCTGCACTACTAATGGTAGTATTAAATACCAATCCAGTACTGGCTAAAAGTTTATCAGATGTTCCTGTGATTGGGAATGTAATTAATGTTATGACTTTCGTAGAATATAAGGTGGACGATGAAAAACATCATGCAAACATAAAAGTGCCCAGTATTTCGAATTTGAAGGATAAAGATTTGGAAAAAAGCCTAAATGAAAAGTATTTAAAAGAGAACAAACAGCTTTATCAAGAATTTCTGCAAGAAGTGGAATCCTTGCAGAAACAAGGAGATGGCCATATTGGAGTGGAAAGCGGCTATGTCATTAAGACAGACAATGAAAAAATATTGTCTATAGGCAGATATGTCGTAGATACTGTAGGATCTTCTTCAACCACATTTAAATACGATACAATTGATAAGAAAAAACACCTGATATTAACATTACCTATTTTATTTGAAAATCAAAATTACATTGAAAAGATTAGCGAAAATATTAAAGATCAAATGAAACAGCAAATGAAGGAAGATAAAACGAAGGTATACTGGATCCTCGATGCAGGAGTGGAAAATCCTATAGACCCATTTGAAAAAATAACAGCAAACCATAACTTTTATATAAACCAGGAAAACAAATTAGTTATTTCCTTTGATAAATATGAGGTGGCACCGGGATATATGGGGGTTGTAGAATTTATTATTCCTACTGAATTACTTTATGATGACTTATTAGGTAGTGAGTATATAAAGTAA
- a CDS encoding SH3 domain-containing protein — translation MQQFRKKISILFIVLILSYAVFSETSFIQKAIAGENNYETTANLNVRTGPSTKYEILGVIKKGERVDVVSAAGTGWYQILYKEKKAYVSSQYVKIMINEQSVENNYETTANLNVRTGPSTKNAILGVIKKGERVDVVSTAGTGWYQILYKEKNAYVSSQYVKIMINEQSEEKNYETTANLNVRTGPSTKNAILGVIKKGERVDVVSAAGTGWYQILYKEKNAYVSSQYVKKMINEQSEEKNYETTDNLNVRTGPSTKNAILGVIKKGERVDVVSAAGTGWYQILYKEKKAYVSSQYVKNRNKEKWEEELIPVVAQPDDLAVLINKQNKLPVNFVPKNLIDSGISFPFTNSTEKQKLREEAAVAIQTLVRDAKKAGHTIVGVSGYRSHKTQISLFESYVKQDGYEKARMYSAIPGTSEHETGLAIDVGNSSETCAATTCFQNTKEAEWLQLHVAEYGFIIRYPKGKESITGYQYEPWHLRYVGKDVATEIMKQGITLEEFHKGLLVKQGS, via the coding sequence ATGCAACAATTTAGAAAGAAGATTTCTATATTATTCATTGTTTTAATTCTATCGTACGCCGTTTTTAGTGAAACGTCCTTTATTCAAAAAGCAATCGCAGGAGAAAACAACTATGAAACAACCGCAAATTTGAATGTTCGAACAGGACCTTCCACGAAATACGAAATTTTAGGGGTTATCAAAAAAGGTGAACGAGTAGACGTAGTGAGTGCAGCAGGAACAGGATGGTACCAAATCCTTTATAAAGAGAAAAAAGCGTATGTAAGCAGTCAGTACGTGAAAATCATGATAAACGAACAATCGGTAGAAAACAACTATGAAACAACCGCAAATTTGAATGTTCGAACAGGACCTTCCACGAAAAACGCCATTTTAGGGGTTATCAAAAAAGGTGAACGAGTAGACGTAGTGAGTACAGCAGGAACAGGATGGTACCAAATCCTTTATAAAGAGAAAAATGCGTATGTAAGCAGTCAGTACGTGAAAATCATGATAAACGAACAATCGGAAGAAAAGAACTATGAAACAACCGCTAATTTGAATGTTCGAACAGGACCTTCCACGAAAAACGCCATTTTAGGGGTTATCAAAAAAGGTGAACGAGTAGACGTAGTGAGTGCAGCAGGAACAGGATGGTATCAAATCCTCTATAAAGAGAAAAACGCGTATGTTAGCAGTCAGTACGTGAAAAAAATGATAAACGAACAATCGGAAGAAAAGAACTATGAAACAACCGATAATTTGAATGTTCGGACAGGACCTTCCACGAAAAATGCCATTTTAGGGGTTATCAAAAAAGGCGAACGTGTAGACGTAGTGAGTGCAGCAGGGACAGGATGGTATCAAATCCTCTATAAAGAGAAAAAAGCGTATGTAAGCAGTCAGTACGTGAAAAATAGGAATAAGGAAAAATGGGAAGAAGAATTAATTCCTGTGGTGGCACAACCGGATGATCTTGCCGTATTAATTAATAAACAGAACAAATTGCCGGTAAATTTTGTGCCGAAAAATTTAATCGATTCAGGAATCTCGTTTCCGTTTACGAATAGCACAGAAAAACAAAAATTACGAGAAGAAGCGGCCGTTGCCATTCAAACATTAGTGCGTGATGCAAAAAAAGCAGGGCACACGATTGTTGGTGTTTCTGGTTACCGTTCGCACAAGACACAAATTTCGTTATTTGAATCATACGTGAAACAAGATGGGTATGAAAAGGCTCGTATGTATAGTGCGATCCCTGGTACAAGTGAACATGAAACCGGACTCGCAATTGACGTGGGAAACAGTAGTGAAACATGTGCAGCAACAACTTGTTTTCAGAACACAAAAGAGGCGGAATGGTTGCAACTTCATGTAGCTGAATATGGGTTCATTATTCGATACCCAAAGGGAAAAGAATCTATAACTGGGTATCAATATGAACCATGGCATCTTCGATATGTCGGAAAAGATGTCGCAACAGAAATTATGAAACAGGGAATCACATTAGAAGAATTCCACAAGGGACTATTGGTAAAACAAGGTTCATAA
- a CDS encoding TetR/AcrR family transcriptional regulator, which yields MTSELIKEVSLKYFAKNGYEGASLAHIAEEVGIKKQSIYTHFKGKDELFLQLCKDSFGNELTSVINFIGSNRALPINDFLYNFLLHYIERYEKLDATKFMIRTAFYPPIHLNEQVMKFVYEYLDKLEELFLPIIEKGITKGEICSTVGGHRATTAFMGVLDGIFVEMLYGGPERLQKRLDASWYVLWRGLSYD from the coding sequence GTGACGTCAGAACTAATAAAAGAAGTTTCTTTAAAATATTTCGCAAAAAATGGATATGAAGGTGCATCGTTAGCACATATCGCTGAAGAGGTAGGGATTAAAAAACAATCTATTTATACTCATTTTAAAGGGAAAGATGAGTTGTTCCTTCAGTTATGCAAGGATTCGTTTGGTAATGAACTAACAAGCGTTATTAACTTTATAGGAAGTAATAGGGCTCTACCTATTAATGATTTCTTATATAATTTTTTATTGCATTATATAGAACGATATGAAAAGCTCGATGCTACAAAATTTATGATTCGTACTGCTTTTTATCCGCCAATCCATCTCAATGAACAAGTTATGAAATTTGTTTACGAGTACCTAGACAAGTTGGAAGAACTTTTTCTCCCGATTATTGAAAAAGGAATCACCAAGGGAGAAATTTGTTCAACTGTTGGTGGACATCGTGCCACAACAGCGTTTATGGGGGTTTTAGATGGAATATTTGTTGAAATGCTGTATGGGGGTCCAGAGCGTTTACAGAAGAGATTGGATGCATCTTGGTATGTGCTATGGCGTGGACTTTCATATGATTAA
- a CDS encoding multidrug efflux SMR transporter, translated as MNRNWAFVIIAGIIEVFWAMGLKYSTNLISWAGTFLLIYLSFVILIKSTQNVPVATAYAVFTGIGTAGTVLVEMIVFGEPFSVTKIFFIILLIVGVIGLKLVTKEPGEKEGAV; from the coding sequence ATGAATCGAAATTGGGCATTTGTAATTATTGCAGGAATTATTGAGGTTTTTTGGGCAATGGGATTAAAGTATTCAACTAACTTGATCTCTTGGGCTGGAACATTTCTTCTTATCTATTTATCCTTTGTTATATTGATAAAGTCTACTCAAAATGTACCGGTTGCTACGGCATATGCAGTATTTACTGGGATCGGAACAGCTGGGACAGTTTTAGTTGAAATGATTGTTTTTGGTGAACCTTTCAGTGTGACTAAAATTTTCTTTATTATTCTGCTTATAGTTGGTGTAATTGGTTTAAAACTTGTCACGAAAGAACCTGGTGAAAAAGAGGGTGCAGTATAA
- a CDS encoding multidrug efflux SMR transporter — MAWIFLIFAGIFEVVGVTGMNQINREKNFKSYFILFVGFVISFSFLSLAMKSLPMGLSYAVWTGIGTIGGAIVGMMFYGESKDWKRILFIGFILAAVVGLKLTH, encoded by the coding sequence ATGGCTTGGATATTTCTGATATTCGCGGGTATTTTTGAAGTTGTTGGTGTAACGGGTATGAATCAGATTAATAGAGAAAAAAACTTCAAGTCTTATTTCATCTTATTTGTGGGATTTGTTATTAGTTTTAGTTTTTTATCATTAGCTATGAAAAGCCTTCCTATGGGTCTGTCCTATGCAGTATGGACAGGAATTGGAACAATAGGGGGAGCAATTGTTGGTATGATGTTTTATGGGGAATCAAAAGATTGGAAAAGAATTTTATTTATAGGATTCATCTTAGCCGCAGTAGTCGGATTGAAACTGACACATTAA